In Vibrio alginolyticus NBRC 15630 = ATCC 17749, the sequence CAGTAAAAGCGACTTGTTCTTGCGGCAACTCTTTTGAGTTCAACTCTACTCTAGGTAAAGAGTCTATCCACCTAGACGTATGTGACAAGTGTCACCCATTCTACACTGGTAAGCAACGTATCGTTGATACAGGCG encodes:
- the rpmE gene encoding 50S ribosomal protein L31 gives rise to the protein MKAGIHPEYKAVKATCSCGNSFEFNSTLGKESIHLDVCDKCHPFYTGKQRIVDTGGRVDRFNKRFGALSSGKK